One window from the genome of Esox lucius isolate fEsoLuc1 chromosome 23, fEsoLuc1.pri, whole genome shotgun sequence encodes:
- the shroom3 gene encoding protein Shroom3 isoform X3, which produces MELLGAFYRRKLRKKQKKGDEGLGRGPGGLGRSDGALCKSPSEANVNSLATGLISKVLRFTRRGGSISRPHSWHSTKLSEGHPDPSMMQISPGSTGPPWHPTYHSSSSTTDLSGYDPGCLRKSPDQYSSRGSMESLGEHQSHSAYSSSCQQLSASKSSNSIDHLHSKRDSAYSSFSTSSSIPEYLAATPTFSKEKSYSMEMVPQRGGVNGGGGGAGAEDLLQADIRYVRTVYDPQQGGPQEHEVSSTTLLRNHEGGRLGSRSGGGASCYRGSSNSSGSSNHGNNPNRHSVGPIWGQGAGRSSNESLKGAPAPPTRSDSYAAIRNHERPNSWSSLEQARSLRALHKGSWHHSSGSVACGSGKGSYGAEGQLHTVIEKSPESSPTTKPKQGQGFPPPPQAQQTSPQSGHLMLPQGIYQVPPPEPHYAQTPTCRPDTVFPALARENSLSRPRGPLGAGVSVDTGMVVTVENGYQSDSQLHPLSQHLDSAQPLHRQTAYPDRLVDRGEGRAVPEETQTKLGHYRPHWKGEGQATYQRQSQQGQQVTRNPSSVGLERRDPYTPVQPRGERPPTYPQVSEYPPESQGREVDQVTELSHSQLHPQPAGSISGKVFRSTNLDLVPDPQVEQRAQRPDQPSSDQRSRSPLQHYSDPSPLHQQREQRGSEHPLTRLENALAEVQRCASPEGSTSSKSSYQRSLSVLEKVNRFEQGQGKQRSLSVCANLGPLSRPSQPQAPFQTQCLDKPMGYGVGLNDLRNTLERCNSPNYSHRPLRSSSSSPHGTTTAAHEGQPYEDLLRGNYEQAKFQSSGYPQNQRPDHQDPHPGLALQRSRSTLHLGSQGGQEENGYDRERDQSFHLKDDLQDLLGTIQDTSFNRTYRDSIKDAQSKVLRSTSFRRKDLGVRIHPASGVSNNPPPVPAKHLSLERKTVAPKTSPKPSIVANTVPTPATSTNPHTPKERHTITTPDPDPAPVTTNSPHTPKQRHVVTPEPQSVSATGPPVPVRIAGRKRLTAAQKKRSYSEPESMHEVGLELDARRSAQQQQFVFPGTETSVADRRRMFEMAASRSLSSSSQPYQGLQNPQAGLAVSRPELRQLQQDALADYVERKRGWRTDREGGPQPCDRTHSTYLQPFADTRSISSTSSTSLASLQEPPGLDSSLFGGGRLCSTLPPGLQGFYPGRVTAPPVSVSTSRPDPTESGSDRLTEEYLPTSSFGRGEPAKAYEALRSQGFSQRAFDRATPARSSGKSVSAEDLLERSEERPPPQHFRSRSSPSVERLNQDFVAGGDLRLFEILSKEPCVFTHNDNNSCAETQRSDRPMTASQGQSQTASQGQSQTASQGQSQTASQGQSQTASQGQSQTASQGQSQTASQGQSQTAHYRQSQGPSQSNTSIMRRDRQRNPDRQRALSASGLAASVGLPCPFSPPGTSPKTSLGWEASERLSLANMDAISFPNLKHSDDPRGSPPCQNQAQLNWTRHGSSDTSEDTLRDFPLEREGSCPQAPVTTPKPTPPPVLPKTSPPPPKSSPPPPPPKTPPSASRPHPLLSLRISESNLQETPGDQAAPHTVTLQDYDEVFLQESPPPPPPPPTPPPPPIRETDITEDFPPPPLPLFPPSAPPDREQDPEQREDRPPQPKYLIHRTSYEVLEAVVLEKRPSIPSTNSPETASSSHPFASRRPSLTPETPALQTTPNSSLPEPQQGPSEEDSLGPDYHLLARRERSAVELRVEALVKQLVSQGEKSLTPLLDTWASSGRTCAMDLMEEIYPAGGGRLLWQRRRSSTWLENRRPEGGCPTGLREGGGGIETDLDEEEADLDQKKVELLQALTLSVASLRGERENLAEEQRKFRDLGGHMENLVQERCKPNEKEKYRMFIGDLDKIVNLLLSLCCRLARVDNALLALDTEDDSQENTEERESLQQKRRQLCSQHEDARELKENLDRRERVVLDILGGYLTGPQLRDYQHYVRLKPALLIRQRHLDELIKQADEQLLRLAEVLPSGDRQVSSTGPGAGSTDDPGPRAPNPHHGPSQMARSTTVTSL; this is translated from the exons ttCATCCACTACAGACCTTTCAGGCTATGACCCAGGCTGCCTCAGGAAGAGTCCAGACCAGTACAGCTCCCGAGGCAGTATGGAGAGTCTAGGGGAACACCAGAGCCACTCAGCCTACAG TTCCTCCTGCCAACAGTTATCTGCGTCCAAATCATCTAACAGCATCGACCACCTCCACAGCAAGAGGGACTCCGCTTACTCCTCCTTCTCCACCAGCTCTAGTATCCCAGAATACCTGGCAGCCACACCGACCTTCAGTAAGGAGAAGTCCTACTCCATGGAGATGGTTCCGCAGAGGGGCGGGGTAAatggaggagggggtggagcaGGGGCGGAGGACCTGCTCCAAGCTGACATCCGCTACGTCCGTACAGTATATGACCCCCAGCAGGGCGGGCCCCAGGAGCACGAGGTCAGCTCCACCACGTTGCTACGGAACCACGAGGGTGGCAGGTTGGGGTCTCGTAGTGGGGGTGGAGCCTCCTGTTACCGTGGTAGCAGCAACAGCAGCGGCAGTAGTAACCACGGCAATAACCCGAACCGCCACAGTGTGGGACCCATCTGGGGTCAGGGTGCCGGTCGCAGTTCCAACGAGAGCCTTAAGGGGGCGCCAGCTCCTCCCACACGAAGCGACAGCTACGCGGCAATCAGGAACCACGAGAGGCCCAATTCCTGGTCCAGCCTGGAGCAGGCTCGCTCCCTCCGGGCCCTCCATAAGGGGTCCTGGCACCACTCGTCCGGCTCGGTGGCCTGTGGGTCGGGGAAGGGCTCGTATGGGGCTGAGGGCCAGCTCCACACCGTCATAGAAAAGAGTCCGGAGAGCAG CCCTACCACCAAGCCCAAACAGGGTCAGGGCTTCCCCCCACCGCCCCAGGCCCAGCAGACCTCCCCCCAGTCCGGCCACCTGATGTTGCCCCAGGGCATCTATCAAGTGCCCCCTCCGGAGCCACACTACGCCCAGACACCAACCTGCCGCCCGGACACAGTCTTCCCAGCCCTGGCCAGAGAGAACAGCCTGAGCAGGCCGAGAGGTCCCCTGGGAGCGGGGGTCAGTGTGGATACAGGGATGGTGGTGACTGTGGAAAATGGATACCAAAGCGACTCCCAGCTCCACCCTCTGTCCCAGCATCTTGACTCTGCTCAGCctctccacagacagacagcctacCCGGACCGGCTGGTCGACAGAGGCGAGGGCAGGGCAGTGCCAGAGGAGACCCAAACCAAACTGGGTCACTACCGTCCTCACTGGAAGGGAGAAGGTCAGGCCACGTACCAAAGGCAGAGCCAGCAGGGTCAGCAGGTGACCAGGAACCCCTCATCTGTTGGCCTGGAGAGGAGGGACCCCTACACCCCAGTCCAGCCACGTGGAGAAAGACCTCCCACGTACCCCCAAGTCTCAGAATACCCCCCTGAGAGCCAGGGTAGAGAGGTAGACCAGGTGACCGAACTCAGCCATAGTCAGCTACACCCTCAGCCTGCTGGGAGTATTTCCGGTAAGGTGTTCCGAAGCACTAACCTCGACCTGGTGCCAGATCCTCAGGTAGAGCAGAGGGCCCAGAGGCCTGACCAACCGAGCAGCGACCAGAGATCCAGGTCCCCGCTCCAGCATTATAGTGACCCCAGTCCCCTCCAccaacagagagagcagaggggaTCGGAACACCCGCTGACAAGGCTGGAGAACGCTCTAGCGGAGGTCCAGCGCTGCGCCAGTCCAGAGGGCTCGACCAGCAGCAAGAGCAGCTACCAGAGAAGCCTATCTGTCCTGGAGAAGGTGAACCGCTTTGAGCAGGGCCAGGGCAAACAGAGGAGCCTGAGCGTCTGCGCCAACCTGGGACCCTTGTCCCGCCCGTCACAGCCCCAAGCCCCGTTCCAGACCCAGTGTCTCGACAAGCCCATGGGCTACGGAGTGGGTTTGAATGATCTCCGGAACACATTGGAGAGATGCAACAGTCCCAACTACAGCCACCGACCACTCCGTTCCAGTTCCAGCTCACCTCATGGGACAACTACGGCGGCCCACGAGGGTCAACCCTATGAAGATCTGCTGAGAGGAAATTATGAACAAGCCAAGTTCCAGAGCTCCGGGTACCCCCAAAACCAGCGCCCTGACCACCAGGACCCACACCCTGGCCTGGCCCTGCAGAGGAGCAGGAGCACCTTACACTTAGGTAGCCAGGGAGGCCAGGAGGAGAATGGCTATGACAGGGAGag GGACCAGAGCTTCCATTTGAAGGATGACCTGCAGGACCTACTAGGAACCATTCAGGACACATCTTTTAACCGGACCTACAGGGACAGCATCAAAGACGCCCAGTCCAAGGTCCTCCGATCCACCTCCTTCAGACGCAAAGATCTGGGCGTCCGCATCCATCCTGCTTCTGGGGTCAGCAACAACCCTCCTCCAGTACCAGCCAAGCACTTATCCCTGGAGAGGAAGACCGTGGCCCCCAAGACCAGCCCCAAACCCTCCATCGTAGCTAACACCGTCCCAACACCAGCCACCTCAACCAACCCTCACACCCCCAAAGAGAGGCACACCATCACCAccccagacccagacccagcCCCAGTCACCACAAACTCCCCTCACACCCCCAAACAGAGGCACGTTGTCACCCCGGAGCCCCAGAGTGTCTCGGCCACGGGTCCACCAGTCCCTGTTCGCATCGCGGGGCGCAAGCGGCTCACCGCGGCTCAGAAGAAGAGGTCTTACTCGGAGCCGGAGAGCATGCATGAA GTTGGGTTAGAGTTGGACGCAAGAAGGAGTGCACAGCAGCAGCAGTTTGTGTTCCCAGGCACCGAGACCAGCGTGGCGGACCGCCGGAGGATGTTTGAGATGGCCGCCAGTCGCAGCTTGAGCAGCAGCTCCCAGCCCTACCAAGGTCTTCAGAACCCCCAGGCTGGCCTGGCTGTGTCCCGGCCTGAGCTCCGGCAGCTGCAGCAGGACGCCCTGGCTGACTacgtggagaggaagaggggctGGAGGACGGACAGGGAGGGGGGACCGCAGCCCTGTGACCGGACCCACAGCACCTACCTCCAGCCCTTCGCAGACACCCGTAGCATCTCGTCCACATCCTCCACCAGCCTGGCCTCTCTGCAGGAGCCCCCTGGCCTAGACAGCAGCCTCTTTGGAGGGGGAAGGCTTTGCTCCACCCTGCCTCCTGGCCTTCAGGGATTCTACCCAGGCAGGGTCACTGCGCCACCCGTCTCAGTCTCCACCTCCCGCCCAGATCCCACTGAATCTGGATCCGACCGGCTGACGGAGGAATACCTGCCCACATCCAGCTTTGGTAGAGGAGAACCAGCCAAGGCCTATGAGGCCCTGCGAAGCCAGGGGTTTTCCCAGCGAGCCTTTGACAGGGCGACTCCGGCCCGGAGCTCTGGAAAGTCAGTCTCAGCGGAGGACCTGCTGGAGCGCTCTGAGGAGAGGCCTCCACCACAGCACTTCAGATCACGCTCCTCGCCGTCTGTTGAGAGGCTCAATCAG GACTTTGTGGCTGGAGGAGATCTGAGGTTGTTTGAGATCCTCTCAAAAGAACCCTGTGTCTtcacacacaatgacaacaacaG ctgCGCGGAGACCCAGCGCTCAGACCGTCCCATGACAGCCTCCCAGGGCCAGTCCCAGACAGCCTCCCAGGGCCAGTCCCAGACAGCCTCCCAGGGCCAGTCCCAGACAGCCTCCCAGGGCCAGTCCCAGACAGCCTCCCAGGGCCAGTCCCAGACAGCCTCCCAGGGCCAGTCCCAGACAGCCTCCCAGGGCCAGTCCCAGACAGCCCATTACCGGCAGAGCCAGGGACCATCCCAAAGCAACACCTCCATCATGAGGAGGGACAGGCAGAGGAACCCAGACAGGCAGCGTGCCCTGAGCGCCTCCGGCCTGGCTGCTTCTGTGGGCCTCCCCTGCCCCTTTTCACCGCCAGGGACCAGCCCCAAAACCAGCTTGGGCTGGGAG GCCAGCGAGCGGTTGAGCCTGGCGAACATGGACGCCATCTCCTTCCCCAACCTGAAGCACAGTGACGATCCCAGGGGGAGCCCACCTTGTCAGAACCAGGCCCAGCTGAACTGGACCAGGCATGGCTCGTCAGACACCTCAGAGGACACCCTGAGAGACTTCCctctggagagggaggggtctTGCCCTCAGGCTCCAGTCACTACACCAAAGCCCACACCACCCCCGGTGCTGCCCAAAacctccccacccccacccaaatcctccccaccaccaccaccacccaaaaCCCCGCCCTCTGCCTCCAGACCACACCCTCTGCTCTCACTCCGCATCTCAGAGTCCAACCTGCAGGAGACCCCAGGCGATCAGGCCGCCCCTCACACCGTCACCCTGCAGGACTACGACGAGGTGTTCCTCCAGGAGTCACCGCCGCCTCCCCCGCCTCCTCCCACTCCCCCGCCGCCCCCCATCAGGGAGACGGACATCACAGAGGacttccctccccctccactgcCCCTTTTCCCTCCCTCGGCTCCCCCAGACAGGGAGCAGGACCCGGAACAGAGAGAGGACCGCCCTCCTCAGCCAAAGTACTTGATTCACAGAACCAG TTATGAAGTCCTGGAGGCTGTGGTTCTAGAGAAAAGGCCATCCATTCCCTCCACCAATTCCCCCGAGACAGCCTCCTCCTCCCACCCATTTGCCTCACGAAGGCCCAGCCTGACCCCTGAGACCCCAGCCCTCCAAACCACACCCAACAGCAGTCTCCCAGAGCCCCAGCAGGGGCCTAGCGAGGAGGACAGCCTGGGGCCAGATTATCACCTCCTGGCCAGAAGGGAAAGGTCTGCTGTGGAGCTGAGGGTGGAGGCCCTGGTCAAACAGCTGGTGTCCCAGGGTGAGAAGAGCCTGACCCCGTTGCTGGACACCTGGGCCAGCAGCGGAAGGACGTGTGCCATGGACCTCATGGAGGAGATCTACCCGGCAGGGGGAGGGAGGTTGCTGTGGCAACGCCGTAGAAGCAGCACCTGGCTGGAGAACAG AAGACCAGAAGGCGGCTGTCCTACaggactgagggagggaggaggagggatcgAGACCGACCTGGATGAGGAAGAAGCTGATCTTGATCAGAAGAAG GTGGAGCTCCTCCAGGCGCTAACCCTCAGTGTCGCCTCCCTccgaggggaaagagagaaccTGGCTGAAGAACAGAGGAAGTTCAGGGACCTGGGGGGTCACATGGAGAACCTGGTCCAGGAGCGCTGTAAGCCCAACGAGAAGGAGAAGTACCGGATGTTTATCGGTGACCTGGATAAGATTGTCAACCTGctgctgtctctgtgctgtCGGCTGGCCAGGGTCGATAACGCACTCCTAGCTCTGGATACAGAGGATGACTCACAGGAAAACACTGAGGAGAGG gagTCGTTACAGCAGAAGCGCAGACAGTTGTGTAGCCAGCATGAGGATGCCCGGGAGCTAAAGGAGAATCTGGACCGGCGGGAGCGTGTGGTTCTGGACATCCTTGGTGGGTACCTGACCGGGCCACAGCTCCGGGACTACCAGCACTACGTCCGTCTGAAACCCGCCCTCCTGATCCGCCAGAGGCACCTGGATGAGCTCATCAAGCAGGCGGACGAGCAGCTCCTCCGGCTGGCGGAGGTTCTCCCATCTGGGGACCGACAGGTCAGCTCCACTGGCCCCGGCGCTGGGTCTACCGACGACCCTGGCCCCAGggcccccaacccccaccacgGTCCTTCCCAGATGGCCCGCTCCACCACTGTAACATCCCTCTGA